A genomic window from Microscilla marina ATCC 23134 includes:
- a CDS encoding DinB family protein, which produces MKQSTAAKLLQDKILDKILAQLLNLPNQVQSQALAPGKWSPIQIMGHLIDSATYNSQRFIKAQWRDDLIFEAYPQKALVDTQRFQESNWRDVIELWYWYNIHICHIIRHIPNNAWNKDREPHSMATEKAEVSLSDLVLDYVVHLEHHLQQIFPDYVRQINPEQTQ; this is translated from the coding sequence AGCTAAATTACTTCAAGATAAAATACTTGACAAAATACTTGCTCAATTGTTGAATCTACCTAACCAGGTTCAAAGTCAAGCACTTGCACCAGGCAAATGGTCGCCTATACAAATTATGGGTCACCTGATAGATTCTGCAACTTATAACAGCCAAAGGTTTATCAAAGCACAATGGAGAGATGACCTTATTTTTGAAGCATACCCTCAAAAGGCTTTAGTTGACACACAACGTTTTCAGGAAAGTAACTGGAGAGATGTAATCGAACTATGGTATTGGTATAATATACACATTTGCCATATCATTCGACATATTCCAAATAATGCCTGGAACAAAGACCGAGAACCACATAGTATGGCTACAGAAAAGGCTGAAGTTAGCTTAAGTGACTTAGTGTTAGATTATGTAGTGCACCTGGAGCATCACCTTCAACAAATTTTCCCTGACTATGTAC